DNA from Flavobacterium aestivum:
TCTATAGCCTAAATTAAAAAAGGAACAGCATAAAAAACAGGAATAAACAAAAGTATATTCCTGTTTTTTATGCTGTTTTGTTGATAATAATCAACTCATTATGTCTTTCAATTCTGGGAATTGATTGAATTTGGTAATGATTATCATTAAATTCTTCTATATAGGTTTTATTTCTAGAATTATGAGCTGCCGTTAAACACATAGTATTAAAAAGGATGGTTCCCTTACTTTTTAATAAATAACAAATACGGTTCACAAAAAATTCTTCGAATAAAAAGTTAGGCATTGTGGTGTCTTGAAAAATGTCAATAATAATCAAGTCGTATCTGTCTTTTGTTTTCAAAACAAACTCAAAAGCATCGTCAATTATAATTTCTAAATTTTGAATCTCGTTTAATTTAAAATATTCATTGGCAATAGTAATGATACCAGGATCTATTTCTACACCAGTAATTTTACCATTAAAGTTAATCTCGTCAACCAAAGTTTTGATCACACTTCCTCCTGCAACCCCCAGCACCAGTACATGTTCCATCTTTGCGATTTTTTCAAATCCAATATGTTTTAGCCCTTTTCTCAAAATGCGTTGTAGACTACCATAAGAATAATTGGTGTTTTCTGAATCTAAAACCAATTCCCCATTTGCCCAGGTTACTTCTATAGTTTTACTTAAAGAAGAATTTACTTTAAAAATTTTTATAGGAATGAAATAACTAAACAGTTTCTTTAACATTAGTTTGAGTTTTTACCAAAAATAGGATTTAAATTATTTATTTTGCGCAAAAATTAAAAATTTAATGAAGAAACAAATCTACAGATGGATATTTTTTAATCTTATGGGGTGGAAAATAGGAGGAGATTTTGATGAGAAAATAAAGAAATGTGTAGTAACAGTAATGCCACACACCAGTTGGCATGATTTTTATATAGCCATAATTTGTAGAGGAGCAACAGGAGTAGATATCAATTGGGTTGGAAAAAAAGAATTGTTTCGTTTTCCATTTGGATGGTTTTTTAAATATTTAGGAGGAGCTCCATTGGATCGTACAGGAGGTTTAAATAAAGTAGATTCTATTGCTGCCCTTTTTGATTCAAAAGAAGTATTCCGTTTGGGATTATCACCGGAAGGAACCCGTCAAAAGGTAGAGCAACTCAAAACTGGATTTTATTATATAGCCCTTAAAGCAAATGTACCCATAGTTCCGGTCGCATTAGATTTTGGAAAAAAAGTGGTTAGTTTTGGAGCACCAATAACGCCATCAGGAAATATAGATTCTGATTTAGCTATTTTGTACACTCATTACAAAGGTGTAACTGGAAAATATCCTGAAAAAGGATTCCAAATAAAGTAAAGTTTTAATTTGTTCCTACCTTCCTGAGAATTGGATAAAACAAAAAATAAAAATTAAATTTTCAAATTTCAAAAAATAGAAGAGGTAAGTACTTCCAGTATTAATTTGGTGTATAAACTTTGAAAGTGCCGTTTTTGTAAAAAAACACAATTTTCTCCAGTTCATCTGATGAAGCACTACTAAGAAGATTTGAATTTTCTAATTTTTGAGTTTCGATTGAATTAGTTTCCATTGGATTTTTAATTTCTGAAAATAAATCCAATGGTAAAATTTCAGAACTGGATGGGGTAGTGGTAGTATTTTTTAAATCTTCGGAAATACTATCCTTCAAAATATTTTCTTCATTTATTTTAGGAAACGAACCACTCCCATTCAATATCCAATATAAATCTACCTCTGGAAAAATATCAATTATTTTAAGAATAAAATCCAAACTAGGTTTGTTTCTACCTGAAAGTAGGTGGGACATACTAGAACGTTGCACCCCAATTTTATCTGCAAATGAGGAGGCATTCAGACCAAAATAGTCTAAGATAATTTCTAGTCTCTTTATAAATTCATCAGTGTTTACCATTGTGAATTACTGTTTAAGTTAGAGCATTTACAAATGTAATTAAACTATGTGATATCTACTAATTTGCATTACGAAAATGCATCAATCAGGTATATTTGTTTATAGTGATCAATTATATAAACACTCCTAAATAATTGATATTAAAAAAAATAGACAATTCTTTAACAGAATACAATTAGTTCTTATGCTTTTGTTTTTATCGCAATTCAAAAGTTTAAAAAATTGTTTACAAATTTAAATAGATTAAAAATTTCATTGTTTACAATTATAACTATAAAGATGTTTACTTTTGTAAATTAAACATTGTAATATGAATTTGGAAGAATTATTTATTCAGAATAAAGAAAGCTTAATTGAGGGACGCTATCTTACTTTAGATTCTATAACTCCTTTATTGGAGAGAAATAATATCAAAAAGAATGTAAAAATTATTGGTGAATCTGTTTTAGAAGCGCCAATTTATAGCTACCAAGTTGGGACAGGAAAAACAAAAATCTTCCTGTGGTCACAAATGCATGGAAACGAAAGCACAACTACTAAAGCGCTTTTTGACTTTATAAATTTACTAAACAGTGAAACAGATTTAGCAAAAGAATTACTGGGAGCTTTTACTTTTTCCTGCATCCCTATGCTGAATCCTGATGGAGCAAAATTATATACACGAGCCAATGCCAACGATGTCGACTTGAATCGTGATTCACAAACTCTAACTCAGCCAGAAAGTAAAGTTTTAAGAGCAGCTTTCGAAGAATTTGAGCCTCATTTTTGTTTTAATCTACACGATCAGCGCACTATTTTTGGAGTTTCAGATACCGGAAAACCAGCAACAATGTCTTTCTTGGCACCTTCTTATAATGAAGAAAGAGAAGTAAATGAAACCAGATTGCAGTCAATTAACCTAATTGCAGGAATAAATGATGTTTTACAGCAATACATACCTGGTCAAATAGGTCGATTTGATGATTCGTTCAATATTAACTGTATCGGAGATACTTTTCAATTTCTTGGAGTGCCTACATTATTATTTGAGGCAGGACATTTCCAAGATGATTATCTGAGAGAAGAGACCAGAAAGTTTGCATTTATGGCCTTAGTTTCCAGTTTTACAATACTTAACGAAAACGATATAGTTAGCAATGGA
Protein-coding regions in this window:
- a CDS encoding M14 family metallopeptidase — translated: MNLEELFIQNKESLIEGRYLTLDSITPLLERNNIKKNVKIIGESVLEAPIYSYQVGTGKTKIFLWSQMHGNESTTTKALFDFINLLNSETDLAKELLGAFTFSCIPMLNPDGAKLYTRANANDVDLNRDSQTLTQPESKVLRAAFEEFEPHFCFNLHDQRTIFGVSDTGKPATMSFLAPSYNEEREVNETRLQSINLIAGINDVLQQYIPGQIGRFDDSFNINCIGDTFQFLGVPTLLFEAGHFQDDYLREETRKFAFMALVSSFTILNENDIVSNGIDKYLNIPQNKVVFYDFMYKNVKINYDGIEIITNFAAQYKEELIEGQICFNAYIIEVGDLENYFGHYEFDAEGASYKDDFTNIPNINQKADFYLNDNLHFVNGLIKK
- a CDS encoding helix-turn-helix domain-containing protein — translated: MVNTDEFIKRLEIILDYFGLNASSFADKIGVQRSSMSHLLSGRNKPSLDFILKIIDIFPEVDLYWILNGSGSFPKINEENILKDSISEDLKNTTTTPSSSEILPLDLFSEIKNPMETNSIETQKLENSNLLSSASSDELEKIVFFYKNGTFKVYTPN
- a CDS encoding spermidine synthase, coding for MLKKLFSYFIPIKIFKVNSSLSKTIEVTWANGELVLDSENTNYSYGSLQRILRKGLKHIGFEKIAKMEHVLVLGVAGGSVIKTLVDEINFNGKITGVEIDPGIITIANEYFKLNEIQNLEIIIDDAFEFVLKTKDRYDLIIIDIFQDTTMPNFLFEEFFVNRICYLLKSKGTILFNTMCLTAAHNSRNKTYIEEFNDNHYQIQSIPRIERHNELIIINKTA
- a CDS encoding 1-acyl-sn-glycerol-3-phosphate acyltransferase; translation: MKKQIYRWIFFNLMGWKIGGDFDEKIKKCVVTVMPHTSWHDFYIAIICRGATGVDINWVGKKELFRFPFGWFFKYLGGAPLDRTGGLNKVDSIAALFDSKEVFRLGLSPEGTRQKVEQLKTGFYYIALKANVPIVPVALDFGKKVVSFGAPITPSGNIDSDLAILYTHYKGVTGKYPEKGFQIK